TTGTTTGTAGAAGcacttaaattttatttatattcatCTCCACATTTTTTTCCTGTACAAATGTGTTATAGATCTCGAATTCTTACTGAAGAACTTGAATTGTCGGGTGCAGTCCCGTGATTCTGTGCTTATtctttctgtaattgttatttTCTATCTGTGTACTGTTTTCCCATGCATTGATTTATTTCTTAATAAATAATGCTAAAGCCCTTTGCTTAATTTCGGTAACAAAAGATGAGATTTGTATCGTCTTAACTTTTTATTGTATGTCGAATGATATATTGGTTCAGCGCACATCAACGTCTGATTTCAAAATGTTGTACTTTTTCATTGGATGGTCATTTTTTATCTTGTTTGCGTTGAGAGAGCCTGTAACGTTTTCAGATCTTATTCAAGATGAATTTTAGTTAAAAAAATCCCATCCCTGTCACCCCACTTGTTTCATTTCATTGCTTTGTCATTTTTGAGAGTCAAGAACATGATAGGCTACTTATATGCCTGGATATCTTTTTTATGTTCAAcaattgcgaacatgaaattgATGACGAGTTATTAAATTGAACAAATAATGTCACACGGCTTTGTGGAATTCTGATTTACATTGAATACTGATTACAGGAATGGGGACCAAAGTACATTGCAAAAGCTACTTGCCAGGATATTATTCCATGAGAGATCTGAACGAAGATTCAATCAGTAGTAGCTGGCCCCTATTTAACGGAGACAAAACTGTAGCAAATGGGCAGTATTTCAATGGGTTCATGCCAAAAACTGCAATAAATGGTTATCCTGAGAATGACAAGGATGCATTAAAGCAAAAAATGATCGAACATGAGACTGTTTTCAGAAATCAGGTAATCCAGATTCATTTCTTGATTATATCCTTTTCATTAAAAATATCGAATTCAAAAAATTGAGTAATATAGCGTGGTAGCTAGAGTTCACATGTCCTAACTTAATAGCcgtgtaaaaaaaataaaataaataggcTGATATTTTATTAATCCAGTTCTGGATGACCTTTATCGCCTAAAGTCTGAATATACATCTGTATGCTTGATTTCATTTGGGCTAATATTTTCGGTCTTCCACATAGAGGTGTCCATATTGAAGCAAAAATAACATTATTGGTCTTCCTACAAGTGGCTTCTGACAAATACGCAAGAAAAACTAATTTCTTGATGTTTTTTTGAATCTAGGTATATGAACTCCACCGTCTTTACAGAATTCAAACGGATATGATGGAAGAGGTAAAAAGGAAAGAGTTACATAAACAAGGAGCATCAATAGAACCGTCATCATCATCAAGTCTTCAAGGATTTCAAATGCCATCCAATGATACTCGTAAATGGCATATGGCTGGATTTCCTTTGTCAAATTCTGATCATGGTAGAACATCAATTTTGGGAGTTGAGGTTGTCACTTCTCCCATGAGTTGCaccaaaggaaaagaaaatcAGACGAGTCAGTTTCTGTTCCACAACAGATCTACTTCGAAGGACTGCGAAGCATTGAATTCTAGGCCTTTGAAGGTGAGGAGGaagttgtttgatcttcaacttCCTGCTGAAGAGTATGTTGATTCTGAAGAAGGGGAAAACTTACAGGAGGACAAAGTAAATGCAAGTTTCCTTAAAAGTCATGATGGTGTGAAGGCTAATTGTCCAATAGATACTTTTACTTCTGATTCTTGTTTCAGAAGTTCGGTTGGGTTAGCCGATTTAAACAAACCCGTTCAGATTGAAGAATCAATGTCTCCGTTACTGGTTGATTTCCACGGCAATACTTCCTCCAACGGGGAGACAAAAGGGATGAATCAGCCAGCTAAGTCAAATGCAAGAGTTTTAGGTGTAACCCATGGTTTTTTGAAGAACTCATCTGTTGAAAGTGAATTCAACAAGAGGGGGCGGTTCTCCTACATGCATGAAGCTGgtaaaattttcatattttttctttaattttgttATGTTCGTCACTATGATACGCCATCCCACGTCGGATCACGAGGAGTATTTAAATTGGTTAATTAATAGTCATAATGTACTCCTATAACAACTTGAGTTTTGTAAAGCGATGACAAATATGAAATAGTTGTTATAAGAGTTCATTATGCAATCGCGATTGCGGGGGAGGTCTCGGGACGTGACAATCACTTTCCTCATATATGTTTCGTTTGATGCCATACTTGCATGAATTCAGCATTTAATTGAATATCTTTCCTTTTTCATTGTTAAAGTAATTAGCTTAAATTTGCTATGTTTTTGCTCTCAGGGTCTAGTAATAACCTTGGCACCCAGAGTCAATGTCTTCCGCAAGATAAGTTGCCTGTGGCTTACAACCCGGTCCAAGCTACACTGAACCAGCTTCATCATGCTTCTGGATATGCTCCAGGATATCCTACTGTTTATTGCATGGAAAATCTGTGGAGAGATGGATCCCACTGTGGTGAGTTTAATACCCAGTTGGAACCACTTGTAGCTTCTCAGAGTTCACACCCATTCTTTAGTTCTCGTTGTTTTCCCGGCTCACAGGCTCACTCCATCTCACCATTGGCTAAGCCAAAAAGTAGGTTTACTGAACAGATAACCACATCTGGATCGCCTTCAATCCAGGAACACTTTGGAGGAAAGTGGCAAGCAAATGATAGTTATAGATTTAATGCAGGTTTGAGAAACGAACAAACAACGAGAAATGGGTTTTCACATGGGTCTGCCTCGGGAAACAAAGAACTACAGGCTCACTTGCCATCGGCTGGCTTTGGTTATCTGAACTGCAGTCAGGGTGATAAAGTAGTATTTGATCGCTCAATTAATCACGGATTTGGGATTTTTGCGAAGGGATCCTGTCATGTGGATTCAAAGCCTGTACTGGATATTAACTTGAACGAGGTATTTTCGAACTCGTCGAATGAGCCCTGGGCCCGGCAAGATTTCAATACAGTAGATCGAAAAGGTAAGCATGAAGATCATGTCTCAGCACTGCCTTGGCTTAGACCTAAGCCAACTAATGGCAATGAAGGGAACTCAAGTGTCCCTAGTGCTTCTTTGTGTGGTAATCGAGAGCCAATTAGGGATCTTAATCAGCCGTACACCCCATTGGTTATCTTGGCTTCAAATGATTGTGTAATTGTGGAGAAAAAGGAGATTGCTGAGACTCGAAATGTTCAGAAAATTCTTGGGTTTCCAGTAGTTGACACAATTGCCCGAGAACACGAGCCATTCTCACTTCTTTCCTCCTCGACCATTGTTAATTCCTCTCCcgacaaaaataacaaaaggaAGAACAGAATTGACATAAATCTAGCGTATGAGCCAGAGGAGCTGGAAGCTAATGAAGAGCAACACATGGAAAAGGCGACGCAAGGCGCCTGCTACATTGATTTAAACTCTTGTGTAAGTGATTGTGAAGATCCTCCAGTACGGTCATATGAAAGTCAGAGCAACAGCCATAAGGTAACAAAGGAGATAGATTTGGAAGCTCCTGTCTTCCTGGAGAGTGACGATCACGATACACCATCCATGGAAAATCTTCCCGATATTGTTTCGTTACACTCGATAGAAAAGAAAGTGGAACAAACACCGGACGAGGTTCTTCGAAATGCAGCAGATGCGCTAATCGCCATCTCATCATCTTGTCCAAATATCGATGTGTCTGAAGTTTCCTTGGCGGATTCACTCCTCTGGTTTGTCAATACCATGTCCGTGTGCGCTATTGAACTGGAGTGTGTATCCCGTAAAGAATCAAGAACCAGAGATGGTTCCCCACTGCAAGGTTTGTACGAGGAGATTGATGAATTTGAGGCCATGACATTGCAACTTGTTGAAACTAAAGAAGATGACAACATGCCTATAACCTTTGTTCCCGAAGCCCAGATAGAGGACACGGGAGCCAATATGTTAGTCACTAGAACTCGTAGGGGTCAGTCAAGGAGAGGAAGACAGCGAAGGGACTTTCAAAGGGACATCCTACCCGGTCTAACATCGTTGTCAAGGCATGAAGTTGCCGAGGATCTTCAGACATTTGGAGGGCTGATGAGAGCTACTGGCCATCACTGGAATTCGGGATTGACCAGAAGAAACGGCGGTAGAAACAGAGGTGCTAGGGGTAGGAGACGATCAGTCATTGAAACAGTCCCTAATATCATTCCAACCACAGTCTGCACTTCATTGGTGCAGCAACTAAACAACATTGAGTCTGGTTTGGAGGACAGAAGTCTAACAGGGTGGGGAAAGACAACTAGGCGCCCCCGTCGACAACGATGCCCTGCAGGTATTCCTCCTACAATCACATTAAGATGAGAGTAATCAAAACAAGGCAATACTTTCTTTAATTCTGAGTTTACAGAGGGAAACATGAGCTTGTTTGAGTGATTACGGGTTTGAAGTAGTCGACTGTCTTTGTAAATGTCGTTTTAGCGATCTTTCTTGATTCTTGACTTTGATTTACCAATTTGCATCTGTTTACAAATAATGTCACCCGATTTCATCTTGATatataaaatagcatttttTCAAATGCAAGTGTATGTTTGATCTAATGACAAATATTCAGCAATTCTAGCTTCAAATTAATGAATGtaagaagaatttgaaatgttaTTTAACCCatgtaaaatatatatgttgtaGAGACTCCTTATGAAAACTAgttaaaaacttgtgtgagacgatctcacgagtcgtattttgtgagacggatatcttatttgggccatccatg
This genomic interval from Primulina eburnea isolate SZY01 chromosome 16, ASM2296580v1, whole genome shotgun sequence contains the following:
- the LOC140815921 gene encoding uncharacterized protein, translating into MGTKVHCKSYLPGYYSMRDLNEDSISSSWPLFNGDKTVANGQYFNGFMPKTAINGYPENDKDALKQKMIEHETVFRNQVYELHRLYRIQTDMMEEVKRKELHKQGASIEPSSSSSLQGFQMPSNDTRKWHMAGFPLSNSDHGRTSILGVEVVTSPMSCTKGKENQTSQFLFHNRSTSKDCEALNSRPLKVRRKLFDLQLPAEEYVDSEEGENLQEDKVNASFLKSHDGVKANCPIDTFTSDSCFRSSVGLADLNKPVQIEESMSPLLVDFHGNTSSNGETKGMNQPAKSNARVLGVTHGFLKNSSVESEFNKRGRFSYMHEAGSSNNLGTQSQCLPQDKLPVAYNPVQATLNQLHHASGYAPGYPTVYCMENLWRDGSHCGEFNTQLEPLVASQSSHPFFSSRCFPGSQAHSISPLAKPKSRFTEQITTSGSPSIQEHFGGKWQANDSYRFNAGLRNEQTTRNGFSHGSASGNKELQAHLPSAGFGYLNCSQGDKVVFDRSINHGFGIFAKGSCHVDSKPVLDINLNEVFSNSSNEPWARQDFNTVDRKGKHEDHVSALPWLRPKPTNGNEGNSSVPSASLCGNREPIRDLNQPYTPLVILASNDCVIVEKKEIAETRNVQKILGFPVVDTIAREHEPFSLLSSSTIVNSSPDKNNKRKNRIDINLAYEPEELEANEEQHMEKATQGACYIDLNSCVSDCEDPPVRSYESQSNSHKVTKEIDLEAPVFLESDDHDTPSMENLPDIVSLHSIEKKVEQTPDEVLRNAADALIAISSSCPNIDVSEVSLADSLLWFVNTMSVCAIELECVSRKESRTRDGSPLQGLYEEIDEFEAMTLQLVETKEDDNMPITFVPEAQIEDTGANMLVTRTRRGQSRRGRQRRDFQRDILPGLTSLSRHEVAEDLQTFGGLMRATGHHWNSGLTRRNGGRNRGARGRRRSVIETVPNIIPTTVCTSLVQQLNNIESGLEDRSLTGWGKTTRRPRRQRCPAGIPPTITLR